A window of Pusillimonas sp. T7-7 contains these coding sequences:
- a CDS encoding GTP-binding protein — protein MKAAVQANKMVPVTILTGFLGAGKTTLLKRILTEYHGRRIAVIENEFGPESIDNDLLVQDSEEEIIELSNGCVCCTVRGDLMRTLNDLRIKHQAGQLNFERIIIETTGMANPGPVCQTFFMDDEIADYYRLDAVITVVDAKHGMETLDKQEEAQKQVGFADRLLISKKDLVNDVDYQALRARLVHINPRASITPVNFGETDLTTLLDISGFNLNTILDIDPEFLADEHPDAAHDHDHGHDHGHGHDHDHEGECGPACGHQHHDHHHAHHDDQIGAFVFRSNKAFDPERLEEFLGGIVQVYGPDLLRYKGILYLKGINRRMLFQGVHMMMGAEPGKPWLANEKPNTKMVFIGRKLPQDIFTQGLENCLI, from the coding sequence ATGAAAGCCGCTGTTCAAGCAAACAAAATGGTTCCGGTAACCATACTTACCGGGTTTTTGGGTGCGGGTAAAACCACCCTGCTCAAGCGTATTCTTACCGAGTATCACGGCCGCCGTATTGCTGTCATCGAAAACGAATTCGGGCCTGAAAGCATCGATAACGACTTGCTGGTACAAGACAGCGAAGAAGAGATCATCGAACTCAGTAATGGTTGCGTCTGCTGCACCGTGCGCGGCGACCTCATGCGCACCCTGAACGATCTGCGTATCAAGCACCAGGCCGGCCAGCTCAATTTCGAACGCATCATCATCGAAACCACGGGTATGGCCAATCCTGGTCCTGTTTGCCAGACCTTCTTCATGGACGACGAAATCGCCGACTACTACCGGCTCGACGCCGTGATCACTGTGGTCGACGCCAAGCACGGCATGGAAACTCTCGACAAACAGGAAGAAGCCCAGAAACAAGTCGGTTTTGCCGACCGCCTGCTGATTTCCAAAAAAGACCTGGTCAACGACGTCGACTATCAAGCGCTGCGGGCCCGACTGGTGCACATTAATCCACGCGCCTCGATTACGCCTGTCAATTTCGGCGAAACCGACCTGACCACTCTGCTCGATATCAGTGGCTTCAATCTGAATACCATTCTGGACATCGACCCGGAATTCCTGGCCGACGAACACCCCGACGCCGCTCATGATCACGACCATGGACACGATCACGGGCATGGTCACGACCACGATCACGAGGGCGAATGCGGGCCTGCTTGCGGCCACCAGCACCACGATCACCACCACGCCCACCACGACGACCAGATCGGGGCATTTGTATTCCGTTCCAACAAAGCCTTTGATCCGGAACGGCTCGAAGAATTCCTGGGCGGCATCGTCCAGGTCTATGGCCCCGACCTGCTGCGCTATAAAGGTATTTTGTACCTCAAAGGCATCAATCGCCGCATGCTCTTCCAGGGTGTGCACATGATGATGGGCGCAGAACCTGGCAAGCCTTGGCTAGCCAATGAAAAACCTAATACCAAAATGGTATTCATCGGACGTAAACTTCCCCAGGATATTTTCACCCAGGGGTTGGAAAACTGCCTGATTTAG
- the dksA gene encoding RNA polymerase-binding protein DksA has translation MTSKSAATKKQGHLLTEKELLAMPESDYMNTDQLAFFRNRLKELEQEILNNADATTENLRETQFVPDPADRATIEEEHALELRTRDRERKLLKKVQQSITLIDSGEYGWCEETGEPIGVPRLLARPTATLSLEAQERREMRQKLYGD, from the coding sequence ATGACAAGCAAATCAGCCGCCACAAAGAAACAGGGTCATTTGCTGACGGAAAAAGAGTTGTTGGCTATGCCCGAATCCGACTACATGAACACGGATCAACTCGCGTTTTTCAGGAACCGCCTGAAAGAACTCGAGCAGGAAATCCTGAACAACGCCGACGCGACCACCGAGAACCTGCGCGAAACCCAATTCGTGCCGGATCCCGCCGACCGCGCCACCATCGAAGAAGAGCACGCCCTTGAACTGCGCACACGCGACCGCGAACGCAAGCTGCTCAAGAAAGTACAGCAGTCCATTACGCTGATCGACTCGGGCGAATACGGCTGGTGCGAAGAAACCGGCGAACCCATCGGCGTTCCACGCCTGCTGGCTCGCCCCACGGCCACCTTGTCGCTCGAAGCGCAAGAACGCCGCGAAATGCGCCAGAAGCTGTACGGGGACTAA
- a CDS encoding arylamine N-acetyltransferase: MTDIASYLELIQYQGPRQATQDVLRTLHIRHTQTISFESLSPFTGMTVDLDIDALMNKFTKQRRGGYCYEHNTLFQYVLRNMGFTVQGLAARVRMNVPDNVVTPRTHMLLLVEVGGEKFIADTGFGRLTLTAPIRLVPDTVQDTPHGPYRLQSKDDAFCLQTKGKAEWQDLYDFNLMPHYREDYEVCNWYTSTHPSSSFVNELIAARPDQMGRHVLHNRQYSFYHLDGRVERKQLDSLSQIKSVLENEFRIATSEIPRLDVRLSEILAA, translated from the coding sequence ATGACTGACATAGCTTCCTATCTGGAACTCATCCAGTACCAAGGACCACGCCAAGCCACTCAAGACGTGCTGCGCACACTGCACATCAGGCATACTCAAACAATTTCCTTTGAAAGTCTCTCGCCCTTCACCGGCATGACGGTAGACTTGGATATTGACGCCCTGATGAACAAATTCACAAAGCAAAGACGGGGCGGTTATTGCTACGAGCACAATACGCTATTTCAATACGTATTGCGGAATATGGGTTTCACGGTGCAAGGGCTTGCCGCGCGCGTTCGGATGAACGTTCCGGATAATGTCGTGACTCCGCGCACCCATATGCTTTTACTCGTCGAGGTGGGCGGCGAAAAGTTTATTGCCGACACGGGTTTCGGTCGACTGACCCTGACTGCGCCGATCCGGCTTGTCCCTGATACCGTCCAGGACACCCCGCATGGTCCATACCGTTTACAAAGCAAAGACGATGCATTTTGCCTGCAAACCAAGGGGAAGGCTGAATGGCAGGATCTATACGACTTCAATTTGATGCCGCACTACCGTGAAGACTACGAAGTCTGCAATTGGTATACGTCAACGCATCCAAGCTCTTCCTTCGTCAACGAACTGATCGCGGCTCGCCCAGATCAGATGGGCCGCCACGTGCTGCATAACAGACAGTATTCGTTCTATCATCTGGACGGCAGAGTCGAACGAAAACAGCTCGACTCACTCAGCCAAATCAAGAGCGTGCTCGAGAACGAGTTTCGAATAGCAACTTCAGAAATCCCGAGGCTGGACGTCAGGCTCTCAGAAATATTGGCCGCATAG
- a CDS encoding GntR family transcriptional regulator, which yields MKKSAVVDVEAILRDRISRREIPPGAKLRELPFTQEFGVSRARIRQAFAALEQRGLVERIPNQGATVIALTAVELFTIYDVFELLEGLCVRLAVQNSDLGSWNDLAALFNADLEKSIADGECDQLFDAIMTYRQQTTIAADNPTLSAFLDSIYDKTQAIIRRTLILPGRATQSFKEHCEIIAAMQEGNALRAEALKRSNMRSAREFLVRYIDFVL from the coding sequence ATGAAGAAGTCCGCTGTCGTCGACGTAGAGGCGATCCTCCGCGACCGAATTAGCCGCAGAGAAATTCCCCCAGGGGCCAAGCTTAGAGAATTGCCTTTTACGCAGGAGTTCGGCGTAAGCCGGGCTCGCATCAGGCAGGCATTTGCTGCGCTTGAACAGCGTGGGTTGGTGGAGCGCATCCCCAATCAGGGAGCCACCGTTATAGCGCTCACAGCGGTTGAGCTCTTCACTATTTATGATGTGTTCGAGTTGCTCGAAGGGCTTTGCGTCAGGCTTGCTGTACAAAATTCCGACCTTGGGTCGTGGAATGATTTGGCTGCACTCTTCAATGCCGATCTTGAAAAGTCCATAGCAGACGGCGAGTGTGATCAGCTGTTCGACGCGATCATGACCTATCGTCAGCAGACGACCATTGCCGCTGACAATCCCACTCTTTCGGCTTTTCTGGATAGTATTTACGACAAGACGCAAGCTATCATCCGCCGCACCCTGATCTTGCCTGGGCGGGCTACGCAAAGTTTCAAAGAGCATTGTGAAATCATTGCCGCAATGCAGGAAGGCAATGCGCTACGTGCTGAGGCGCTGAAGCGTTCGAATATGCGGTCCGCGCGCGAATTTCTGGTCCGCTATATTGATTTCGTCCTCTAG
- a CDS encoding Fur family transcriptional regulator — protein sequence MSAKHSTQPSALAAKLHTAESLCAQRGKRLTPIRRKVLEILLVQHRSVKAYELLDLIRSVQPGAAPPTVYRALDFLVDEGLVHRLDAINAWTACLDAAGEPHDLLVVCTQCGAVAELSDPALSRQLADKVASAGFALSGHETELRALCANCRTHTH from the coding sequence ATGTCTGCCAAACATTCGACACAGCCATCCGCCCTGGCGGCCAAGCTGCATACTGCCGAATCGCTGTGCGCCCAGCGCGGCAAAAGGCTGACCCCCATACGGCGCAAGGTGCTCGAAATCCTGCTGGTTCAGCACCGCAGCGTCAAGGCGTACGAACTGCTCGATCTGATTCGCAGCGTCCAGCCGGGTGCAGCGCCTCCTACGGTATATCGCGCCCTGGATTTCCTGGTCGACGAAGGCTTGGTACACCGGCTCGATGCCATCAACGCCTGGACAGCCTGCCTGGACGCGGCCGGCGAGCCCCACGACCTGTTGGTGGTCTGCACCCAGTGCGGCGCCGTCGCCGAACTCAGCGATCCCGCCCTCAGCCGCCAACTGGCCGACAAGGTCGCCAGCGCCGGTTTTGCCCTGTCCGGTCACGAAACCGAGCTGCGCGCTCTGTGCGCAAATTGCAGAACGCACACGCATTAA
- a CDS encoding ABC-F family ATP-binding cassette domain-containing protein has protein sequence MIIFKNVTLRRGSKVLLDKTSVTLNPSEKIGLVGRNGAGKSSLFAVLNGSLHEDGGELSIPVQWRMSQVAQDMPETEQSATDFVIEGDAVLMAAQAEVAASEDSDDGMRMAHAYMALHDAGAHDAPARAQALILGLGFSVAELDRPVNSFSGGWRMRLQLARALMCPSDLLLLDEPTNHLDLDALVWLEAWLKHYAGTMVVISHDREFLDAVTGVTLHIDQGKLLRYGGNYSKFEDMRAEQMLLQQAAHAKQQDKIAHLQKFIDRFKAKASKAKQAQSRVKALERMEKVAPLLADADFQFQFKEPLSLPNPMLSMSDASFGYPAADDAPAGAPPTVIVQKVNRSVLAGQRIGILGANGQGKSTLVKTIAGALQATAGEIITGKGLNIGYFSQQELDVLRPGDNPLEHMIRLARDTPASVRPSAADCREQGLRNFLGTFNFSGDMVKQSVGSMSGGEKARLVLCMIVWQRPNLLLLDEPTNHLDLATREALSIALNEFEGSVMLVSHDRALLRSVCDEFWLVSRGGMKDFDGDLDDYQVYLLEEAKRQREAAASRKAA, from the coding sequence ATGATTATCTTCAAGAACGTGACCTTGCGTCGCGGCAGCAAAGTATTGCTGGACAAAACATCCGTTACGCTTAATCCCAGCGAAAAAATAGGCTTGGTCGGGCGTAATGGAGCTGGTAAATCGTCTCTGTTTGCCGTGCTCAATGGCAGCTTGCACGAGGATGGCGGCGAGCTTTCCATCCCGGTGCAATGGCGCATGTCGCAAGTTGCACAAGATATGCCCGAAACCGAACAAAGCGCCACTGATTTTGTCATCGAAGGTGATGCCGTGCTGATGGCGGCGCAAGCTGAAGTGGCTGCTTCCGAGGACAGTGATGACGGAATGCGCATGGCGCACGCCTATATGGCATTGCATGATGCCGGCGCGCACGATGCGCCGGCTCGGGCTCAAGCGCTTATTCTGGGTCTGGGCTTCAGCGTGGCGGAACTGGATAGGCCGGTCAATAGTTTTTCGGGTGGTTGGCGCATGCGCCTTCAGCTGGCACGCGCGCTAATGTGTCCGTCTGATTTGCTCTTGCTTGACGAGCCGACCAATCACCTGGACCTGGATGCGCTGGTATGGCTTGAGGCATGGCTCAAGCATTATGCCGGCACCATGGTAGTCATCAGCCATGACCGTGAGTTTCTGGATGCCGTTACCGGCGTCACATTACATATCGATCAAGGCAAGCTGCTGCGTTACGGTGGCAATTACAGCAAGTTCGAAGATATGCGCGCCGAACAGATGTTGCTGCAACAGGCCGCGCATGCCAAACAGCAGGACAAAATAGCTCACCTGCAAAAGTTCATAGACCGCTTCAAGGCGAAAGCCAGCAAAGCCAAGCAGGCGCAAAGTCGTGTCAAGGCCCTGGAGCGCATGGAAAAGGTGGCTCCTCTGCTGGCCGACGCCGATTTCCAGTTTCAGTTCAAAGAGCCGCTCAGCCTGCCCAATCCTATGCTGTCGATGTCCGATGCCAGCTTTGGCTATCCAGCGGCAGATGATGCCCCGGCCGGCGCACCACCGACGGTGATTGTGCAGAAAGTCAATCGTTCAGTATTGGCTGGACAACGTATCGGAATCCTGGGTGCGAATGGGCAAGGGAAGTCCACACTGGTCAAGACCATAGCCGGCGCCCTGCAAGCCACGGCTGGCGAGATTATCACTGGCAAGGGGCTGAATATTGGCTATTTCTCGCAGCAGGAACTCGATGTTCTGCGCCCAGGCGATAATCCGCTGGAGCACATGATACGACTGGCGCGCGATACGCCCGCCAGTGTGCGCCCGAGTGCGGCGGACTGCCGTGAACAAGGTTTGCGCAACTTTTTGGGCACCTTCAATTTCAGCGGTGATATGGTCAAGCAAAGCGTGGGCAGCATGAGTGGTGGCGAAAAGGCCCGACTGGTCTTGTGCATGATCGTGTGGCAACGTCCCAATTTACTGCTGCTGGACGAGCCCACCAACCATTTGGACCTTGCCACCCGCGAGGCGCTGAGTATTGCCCTGAACGAATTCGAAGGATCAGTCATGCTAGTGAGCCATGACCGCGCCTTGCTTCGTTCGGTGTGCGATGAGTTCTGGCTGGTATCGCGCGGCGGCATGAAAGACTTCGATGGCGACCTGGATGATTACCAAGTCTATCTTCTGGAAGAGGCCAAGCGCCAGCGGGAAGCCGCAGCGTCCCGCAAGGCTGCTTGA
- a CDS encoding metal ABC transporter ATP-binding protein, with the protein MSLAAIELDQVSLGWRDRVAVRDVSGAFARGSLTAIVGPNGAGKSTLIKGIMGLLSPLRGHIRLAGDARDQMACLPQQGELDRSFPISTYDLVAMGAWRRTGPWKRFGAAEHDRVQSALESVGLADFGPRIVGTLSGGQLQRALFARLLLHDADTLLLDEPFSAVDRHTTEDLMAVLQKWHAEGRTVIAVLHDMELVRACFPQALLMGGQAVAWGPTQQVLTPENLHLARHLCAGDYL; encoded by the coding sequence ATGAGCCTTGCCGCCATAGAACTGGATCAGGTGTCGCTGGGTTGGCGCGATCGCGTGGCCGTGCGCGATGTGTCCGGCGCCTTTGCGCGCGGATCCCTGACGGCCATCGTAGGGCCGAATGGCGCCGGAAAATCAACACTGATCAAAGGCATCATGGGCTTGCTGAGTCCTTTGCGCGGGCATATACGGCTGGCCGGCGATGCGCGCGATCAAATGGCATGCCTGCCGCAGCAGGGCGAGCTGGACCGCAGTTTTCCCATCAGTACTTACGATCTCGTTGCCATGGGCGCCTGGCGACGCACCGGACCCTGGAAGCGTTTCGGGGCGGCTGAGCATGATCGGGTTCAAAGCGCCCTCGAGTCCGTAGGCCTGGCCGATTTTGGGCCGCGTATCGTGGGGACCTTGTCTGGCGGGCAGTTGCAGCGGGCGCTGTTTGCACGGTTATTGCTGCACGATGCAGACACTTTGCTGCTCGATGAGCCTTTTTCTGCGGTGGATCGGCACACTACTGAAGATTTGATGGCTGTTTTGCAGAAATGGCATGCCGAGGGGCGCACCGTGATAGCCGTGCTGCACGATATGGAGCTGGTGCGGGCCTGCTTCCCGCAGGCCTTGCTGATGGGCGGGCAGGCGGTTGCCTGGGGGCCTACCCAGCAGGTGCTTACCCCCGAAAACCTGCATCTGGCGCGCCACCTCTGCGCGGGAGACTACCTGTGA
- a CDS encoding VOC family protein — MHFDHLVLMMRDQLDDRAPRLQGDGFHLTDVSVHNLGSINRLITLESSYIELLGWPAGQPPARKEIAEQPLGLDALVFRPRNAAETYEQLRLAGFEVNPVQRLERPVAAPGVGMARFDTVRFARQPVPGLRIYYCQHLTPEYIWDESVMRHENGARSLSEIIIKAPDAHGVAATLAALTSGQVQALDEGRQVLQLPNLRLVVEPDRSLAAAIIWQATLGYSDGTIRPFVPPL, encoded by the coding sequence ATGCATTTCGATCACCTGGTCCTGATGATGCGCGACCAGTTGGATGATCGTGCGCCGCGCCTGCAGGGCGATGGCTTTCACCTGACCGATGTGTCGGTGCATAACCTGGGTTCGATCAACCGGCTTATTACGCTCGAGTCCTCGTATATAGAACTGTTGGGCTGGCCGGCTGGGCAGCCTCCGGCGCGCAAGGAAATCGCCGAGCAACCCTTGGGCCTGGATGCGCTGGTTTTCAGGCCGCGCAATGCGGCCGAAACCTATGAGCAGTTGCGCCTGGCGGGTTTCGAAGTGAATCCGGTGCAGCGCCTGGAGCGGCCTGTGGCGGCGCCAGGCGTGGGCATGGCCCGGTTCGACACCGTTCGTTTTGCCCGGCAACCCGTGCCTGGCCTGCGTATTTACTATTGCCAGCACCTGACTCCCGAATACATCTGGGATGAAAGCGTCATGCGTCACGAAAACGGTGCAAGGTCGCTGAGCGAGATCATTATCAAGGCGCCCGATGCCCATGGCGTTGCGGCAACGCTGGCCGCGTTGACAAGCGGGCAGGTGCAGGCGCTGGACGAGGGCCGCCAAGTATTGCAGCTACCCAATCTGCGCCTGGTGGTCGAGCCGGACCGCAGTCTTGCCGCAGCCATTATCTGGCAGGCAACGCTAGGCTATAGCGATGGCACGATACGCCCGTTTGTGCCACCCTTATAA
- a CDS encoding oxaloacetate decarboxylase, which translates to MNKRMKFRQLLQRDGIIVAPGAPDAITARIIQEAGFEVCYMGGNAAVASALGVPDVGLATFSDMVSRARSIDSCINIPLFCDADTGYGNVNNVMRTVREFEKAGVVGIHLEDQVTPKKCGAMNNLKLISVDESAQKIRAAIHARTDPDFVILARTDARTPLGLEEAIRRIQAFEKAGADMVYVEMLQSEDEVRQVVQSVSVPVLYDALESTSGYAPTAQELQDIGIKMVIYPMSAILYTAKILSQFMADLKMNGTTQPHHANMMALHDYEKLLGIDEQLAYQNRFDV; encoded by the coding sequence ATGAACAAGCGAATGAAGTTCCGACAACTTTTGCAACGGGATGGCATTATCGTGGCGCCGGGCGCCCCCGACGCCATTACTGCCAGAATCATCCAGGAAGCGGGTTTCGAGGTCTGCTATATGGGTGGCAATGCCGCGGTGGCCAGCGCGCTTGGTGTGCCAGACGTGGGTCTGGCCACCTTTTCGGACATGGTTTCCCGTGCGCGGAGTATAGACAGCTGCATCAATATACCCTTGTTCTGTGATGCGGACACCGGCTATGGAAATGTGAATAATGTGATGCGGACCGTGCGTGAATTCGAGAAAGCAGGGGTGGTGGGTATTCATCTTGAAGATCAAGTAACGCCCAAGAAATGTGGTGCGATGAATAACCTCAAGCTTATTTCTGTGGATGAAAGCGCACAAAAAATTCGTGCTGCGATACATGCGAGAACCGATCCCGATTTTGTGATTCTCGCCCGCACGGACGCGCGTACGCCATTGGGCTTGGAAGAGGCCATTCGACGTATTCAAGCCTTCGAGAAGGCTGGTGCAGATATGGTTTATGTTGAAATGTTACAATCTGAAGACGAGGTGAGGCAGGTTGTGCAGAGTGTCAGCGTACCGGTCTTGTATGATGCCTTGGAGTCTACGTCGGGTTATGCGCCCACGGCTCAAGAATTGCAAGATATTGGTATAAAGATGGTAATTTATCCCATGTCTGCCATTCTATATACCGCTAAAATATTGAGCCAATTCATGGCCGATCTAAAAATGAACGGCACTACGCAGCCGCATCACGCCAATATGATGGCATTGCATGATTACGAAAAATTGCTCGGCATCGATGAACAACTTGCCTATCAGAATCGCTTCGACGTCTAA
- a CDS encoding MFS transporter: MAAEPTAGIVTRLGIAQTLAWASSYYLPAMLAAPMARDLGVSTPTVFAAFSAALIISALLGPYAGHLIDRYGGRPVLAVISIIFAAGLAGLGLAQGPLGLFAAWMVIGIGMGSGLYEAAFSALVALYGNRSRGAITGITLFAGFASTVGWPLSTFLEAHIGWRGACFTWAALHLTLGLPLNLSLPRLQSSADIEATTHAADDDAFSADTDSAQPRRWSSFVLAFVFAATWFISTAMAAHLPRLLQAGGATLATAVMVGALIGPAQVAARLLEFGLLRKVHPLLSTRIAALLHPVGALAFGLIGAPAAAAFGILHGAGNGILTIAKGTLPLAIFGARGYGRRQGMLMVPARVAQALAPWLFGICLDLYGVQALWLTAGLGLAATLVLMTISATVVKPSDH, from the coding sequence ATGGCCGCAGAGCCAACCGCCGGTATCGTCACTCGCTTGGGTATCGCCCAGACCCTGGCCTGGGCATCAAGCTATTATCTGCCTGCCATGTTGGCTGCGCCCATGGCGCGGGATCTGGGCGTTTCGACCCCCACAGTCTTTGCGGCATTCAGTGCCGCCCTCATTATCTCCGCCCTGCTGGGTCCCTACGCCGGCCATCTCATCGACCGCTACGGCGGACGGCCGGTACTGGCCGTCATCAGCATCATTTTTGCGGCGGGTCTGGCTGGCTTGGGTCTGGCCCAGGGTCCGCTGGGGCTGTTCGCGGCCTGGATGGTCATCGGCATAGGCATGGGCAGCGGCCTGTATGAAGCTGCGTTTTCAGCCCTGGTGGCTCTGTACGGCAACCGCTCGCGCGGCGCCATTACAGGCATTACCCTTTTTGCCGGCTTTGCCAGCACCGTGGGCTGGCCTCTATCGACTTTTCTGGAAGCACACATAGGCTGGCGCGGCGCTTGTTTTACCTGGGCCGCACTTCACCTGACGCTGGGGCTGCCGCTGAACCTGAGCCTGCCCCGGCTGCAGTCATCCGCTGACATAGAGGCAACCACCCACGCAGCAGACGACGACGCCTTCTCTGCAGACACCGACAGCGCCCAGCCCAGGCGTTGGTCCTCATTCGTGCTGGCCTTTGTGTTTGCCGCCACCTGGTTCATCAGCACGGCCATGGCGGCTCATCTGCCCAGGTTGTTGCAGGCCGGCGGCGCCACCCTGGCGACTGCAGTCATGGTCGGCGCGCTCATCGGACCAGCCCAGGTAGCGGCCCGGCTGCTGGAATTCGGCCTGCTGCGCAAAGTCCATCCATTGCTCTCGACCCGCATCGCCGCCTTGCTGCACCCCGTGGGAGCGCTGGCTTTCGGATTGATCGGCGCACCGGCTGCGGCGGCATTTGGCATACTGCATGGTGCAGGCAATGGCATTTTGACCATAGCAAAAGGAACCTTGCCCCTGGCGATCTTCGGCGCCCGAGGCTATGGGCGCCGCCAGGGCATGCTCATGGTGCCGGCCCGCGTAGCCCAGGCCCTGGCGCCATGGCTGTTCGGCATATGCCTGGACCTCTACGGTGTGCAAGCCTTGTGGCTGACGGCCGGCCTGGGGCTGGCCGCCACACTGGTCCTGATGACAATTTCGGCTACAGTCGTCAAACCAAGCGATCACTAA
- a CDS encoding tripartite tricarboxylate transporter substrate binding protein, with the protein MLSHAKSSLAATIFFKAVAGSMLALSALSFAQAADQPPIRLVVPFPPGGSTDIASRIIQPKLAELLNRDVVIENKPGAATQIASQYVQRSKPDGNTLLVSFDSHSLNPIVRPLPYDTFKDFRGITFALRFPLVVGVSKHVAANTLEELIAAAKADPKKFSYASTGLGSLNHLAPEELKRMAGIEMLHVPFAGGGQAMQSLVGNITHVSFLSYAAFKSQIEAGNIKPLAVTGTTRIADLPNVPTVQQSGYPDFEAYSWIGIFAPAATPDDVANRLTVAFQKALGDDEVKAKLADLGFEVMASDGPTVDRYAVEQYQRWNTFVQEAGLSLTK; encoded by the coding sequence ATGCTTAGCCATGCCAAATCAAGCCTAGCGGCAACCATATTTTTCAAGGCTGTGGCAGGTAGTATGCTGGCCTTGTCGGCTCTGTCTTTTGCACAGGCCGCCGACCAGCCGCCCATACGCCTGGTCGTGCCGTTTCCCCCCGGAGGCAGCACCGATATCGCTTCCCGCATTATCCAGCCCAAGCTGGCCGAGCTGCTGAATCGCGACGTTGTCATCGAGAACAAGCCTGGTGCGGCCACGCAGATCGCCAGTCAGTATGTGCAACGCTCCAAGCCTGACGGCAACACCTTGCTGGTCAGTTTCGACAGTCATTCGCTGAACCCTATCGTACGGCCGCTGCCTTACGATACCTTCAAGGATTTTCGCGGCATTACCTTTGCCCTGCGTTTTCCCCTGGTGGTTGGGGTGTCCAAGCATGTTGCCGCCAACACGCTTGAAGAGCTTATTGCCGCTGCCAAGGCGGACCCAAAAAAATTCAGCTACGCATCAACTGGCCTGGGTTCGCTGAATCACCTGGCTCCGGAAGAGCTCAAGCGCATGGCTGGTATTGAAATGCTGCATGTGCCCTTTGCCGGGGGCGGCCAGGCCATGCAGTCGCTGGTGGGTAACATCACCCATGTGTCCTTCTTGAGCTATGCGGCGTTCAAGTCGCAAATCGAGGCCGGCAACATCAAGCCCCTGGCGGTAACCGGTACAACGCGTATTGCCGATTTGCCCAATGTGCCTACCGTGCAGCAATCGGGCTACCCCGACTTCGAAGCCTATTCATGGATAGGTATTTTTGCGCCGGCCGCCACGCCCGACGATGTGGCAAACCGCCTGACTGTTGCCTTTCAGAAAGCCTTGGGCGATGACGAGGTCAAGGCCAAGCTTGCTGATTTGGGTTTTGAGGTTATGGCAAGCGACGGGCCCACGGTAGATCGCTACGCGGTCGAGCAATACCAGCGCTGGAACACGTTTGTGCAGGAAGCCGGCTTGTCGCTGACCAAGTAG
- a CDS encoding PaaI family thioesterase, which produces MHDIHERIAASFGAQGLMITLGAQLASVADGEVHIALPFSTKLSQQLGYMHAGAITSVVDSACGYAALTRAPQGCEVVTAEFKINFLRPAIGERFLAVGKVQNAGRQLAVCTGEVLAYSGPSTKVVALMQATIAFVRAG; this is translated from the coding sequence ATGCATGACATCCATGAACGCATAGCAGCCAGCTTTGGCGCCCAAGGCTTGATGATCACACTGGGCGCCCAGCTGGCGTCTGTGGCAGATGGCGAAGTACATATAGCACTGCCATTTTCCACAAAGCTTTCCCAGCAGCTTGGCTATATGCACGCCGGCGCCATCACCAGTGTGGTCGACAGCGCCTGCGGCTACGCGGCCCTGACCAGGGCTCCACAGGGATGCGAGGTGGTGACGGCCGAGTTCAAGATCAACTTTCTGCGGCCCGCCATCGGCGAGCGCTTCCTGGCCGTCGGAAAAGTGCAGAACGCCGGCAGGCAGTTGGCTGTATGCACCGGCGAGGTCCTGGCTTATTCCGGGCCAAGCACCAAGGTGGTTGCCCTGATGCAGGCAACCATTGCCTTTGTTCGCGCCGGGTAA